Proteins from a genomic interval of Kribbella aluminosa:
- a CDS encoding D-arabinono-1,4-lactone oxidase: MTRNWAGNVEFASELRRPRTVGELQELVARAEKVRVLGTGHSFNRIADTSGVLVGVQELPQVIDIGDPGRHGVTVSAGTRYGEITAALQARGLALHNLGSLPHISVAGACSTGTHGSGDTNGPLADAVNAITFVNADGELVTLTRDDPDFAGSIVSLGALGVTVSLTLDVQPSYEISQVVYDGVPVDRLQSDFADVMGSAYSVSAFTDWVDPEVMVWRKRRELSEPEPQWMGGRLADGARHPIKVMPADYATQQGGVPGPWNERLPHFRLEFTPSNGDELQSEYFVPRTRAAEAVDVLRALGNRFAPVLQVSEVRTVAADELWLSPSQGRDTVALHFTWIQDEAAVRPVVADLEEALAPLDTRPHWGKVFEADAATLAERYPKVKDFVGLAAKYDPAGKFRNEYLDTYLPL, translated from the coding sequence ATGACGAGGAACTGGGCCGGAAACGTCGAGTTTGCGAGTGAACTGCGGCGACCACGCACGGTCGGGGAACTGCAGGAGTTGGTGGCGCGGGCCGAGAAGGTTCGGGTGCTGGGCACCGGGCACTCGTTCAACCGGATCGCCGACACCTCCGGTGTGCTCGTCGGCGTGCAGGAGTTGCCGCAGGTGATCGACATCGGCGACCCCGGCAGACATGGCGTGACGGTGTCGGCCGGGACGCGGTACGGCGAGATCACGGCCGCGCTGCAGGCCCGGGGGCTGGCGTTGCACAACCTCGGGTCGTTGCCGCACATCTCGGTGGCGGGGGCCTGTTCGACCGGTACGCACGGCTCGGGCGACACCAACGGGCCGCTCGCGGACGCGGTCAACGCGATCACGTTCGTGAACGCGGACGGCGAGCTCGTCACGCTCACCCGTGACGACCCGGACTTCGCGGGTTCGATCGTCTCGCTCGGGGCGCTCGGCGTCACCGTCAGCCTCACGCTCGACGTACAGCCGTCGTACGAGATCAGTCAGGTCGTGTACGACGGCGTGCCGGTCGACCGCCTGCAGTCGGACTTCGCCGACGTGATGGGCAGCGCGTACAGCGTCAGCGCGTTCACCGACTGGGTCGACCCGGAGGTCATGGTCTGGCGCAAGCGCCGCGAGCTGAGCGAACCCGAGCCGCAGTGGATGGGTGGCCGGCTCGCGGACGGCGCGCGGCACCCGATCAAGGTGATGCCGGCCGACTACGCGACCCAGCAGGGCGGCGTACCCGGGCCGTGGAACGAGCGGCTGCCGCACTTCCGGCTCGAGTTCACCCCGAGCAACGGCGACGAGCTGCAGTCCGAGTACTTCGTGCCGCGCACCCGGGCCGCCGAGGCGGTCGACGTACTGCGGGCCCTCGGCAACCGGTTCGCGCCGGTGCTGCAGGTGTCGGAGGTGCGGACCGTCGCCGCCGACGAGCTGTGGCTGAGCCCGAGCCAGGGCCGCGACACGGTGGCCCTGCACTTCACCTGGATCCAGGACGAGGCCGCGGTCCGGCCGGTCGTCGCGGACCTGGAGGAGGCGCTCGCCCCGCTGGACACCCGCCCGCACTGGGGCAAGGTCTTCGAGGCGGACGCGGCCACGCTGGCGGAGCGGTACCCGAAGGTGAAGGACTTCGTCGGACTCGCGGCGAAGTACGACCCGGCGGGCAAGTTCCGCAACGAGTACCTGGACACCTACCTGCCGCTATAG
- a CDS encoding MarR family winged helix-turn-helix transcriptional regulator: MSEEWSPDAPADEADVLIALRFAERAARKAVAEELAGTELHTGQELVLAKLLHHGSLPVARLAKVLDVEVPTATKTTQRMEAAGLVRRVKSATDARQVGIELTDRGVALAHTVQEVYDRAGRRALANLTADDRRTIRNLLWSITSTLEDVTQL, from the coding sequence ATGAGTGAGGAGTGGTCGCCGGACGCGCCTGCCGACGAGGCCGACGTACTGATCGCGCTGCGGTTCGCGGAGCGGGCCGCGCGGAAGGCCGTGGCCGAGGAGCTGGCCGGGACCGAGCTGCACACCGGGCAGGAGCTGGTGCTCGCGAAGCTCCTGCACCACGGTTCGCTCCCGGTGGCGCGGCTGGCGAAGGTGCTGGACGTCGAAGTACCGACCGCGACCAAGACCACGCAGCGGATGGAGGCGGCCGGGCTGGTACGGCGGGTGAAGAGCGCGACCGACGCGCGGCAGGTCGGCATCGAGCTGACCGACCGCGGCGTCGCGCTCGCGCACACCGTCCAGGAGGTCTACGACCGGGCCGGCCGCCGCGCCCTCGCCAACCTGACCGCCGACGACCGCCGTACCATCCGGAACCTGCTCTGGTCGATCACCTCGACCCTCGAGGACGTCACCCAGCTATAG
- a CDS encoding nicotinate phosphoribosyltransferase, producing MTHSTALLTDHYELTMLQAALADGTAERRSVFELFARRLPDGRRYGVVAGVNRLLDALEQFRFDEQTIAFLADRGVVDQATRDWLAGYRFTGDISGYADGEIFFPGSPVLVVESSFAEAVLLETVFLSILNHDSAVASAASRMTWWAGGRPCIEMGSRRTHEEAAAASALAAYIAGFGATSNLEAARRYGIPSTGTAAHSFTLLHDRERDAFRSQLDALGKGTTLLVDTYDVAEAVRTAIELTGPELGAVRLDSGDLPSLAAQVREQLDSLGATKTRIIVTSDLDEYQIAALAPAPVDGYGVGTSLVTGSGYPTCGFVYKLVAREDASGELVPVAKKSPDKISIGGRKWALRRRSAAGVAEVELIGVGEQPVDDGDDRMLLKSLVESGKIVGRTTPEESQAHHEKARYELPRSANQLSRGEPAIPTEYVGDYDARNPFRSRSHT from the coding sequence GTGACCCACTCGACGGCCCTGCTGACCGATCATTACGAACTCACCATGCTGCAGGCTGCGCTCGCGGACGGCACGGCGGAGCGCCGCTCGGTGTTCGAGCTGTTCGCCCGGCGGCTGCCCGACGGTCGGCGGTACGGCGTGGTCGCCGGCGTCAACCGGCTCCTGGACGCGCTCGAACAGTTCCGGTTCGACGAGCAGACGATCGCCTTCCTGGCCGATCGCGGCGTCGTCGACCAGGCTACCCGGGACTGGCTGGCAGGCTACCGGTTCACCGGCGACATCTCCGGTTACGCCGACGGCGAGATCTTCTTCCCGGGCTCGCCGGTCCTGGTGGTGGAGTCCTCGTTCGCCGAGGCAGTCCTCCTGGAAACCGTTTTCTTGTCGATCCTGAACCACGACTCCGCGGTCGCCTCGGCCGCCTCCCGGATGACCTGGTGGGCCGGTGGGCGGCCCTGCATCGAGATGGGCTCCCGGCGGACCCACGAGGAGGCCGCGGCCGCCTCGGCGCTGGCGGCGTACATCGCGGGCTTCGGCGCCACCTCGAACCTGGAGGCCGCCCGCCGGTACGGCATCCCGAGCACCGGTACGGCGGCGCACTCGTTCACGCTGCTGCACGACCGCGAGCGGGACGCGTTCCGGTCCCAGCTCGACGCGCTCGGCAAGGGTACGACGCTGCTCGTCGACACGTACGACGTCGCCGAGGCGGTCCGGACCGCGATCGAGCTGACCGGCCCGGAGCTCGGCGCCGTACGGCTGGACTCCGGCGACCTGCCGTCGCTGGCCGCGCAGGTCCGTGAGCAACTGGACTCGCTGGGCGCGACGAAGACCCGGATCATCGTGACGAGCGACCTGGACGAGTACCAGATCGCCGCGCTCGCGCCGGCGCCCGTGGACGGCTACGGCGTCGGTACGTCGCTGGTCACCGGCTCGGGCTACCCGACGTGCGGGTTCGTGTACAAGCTGGTCGCCCGGGAGGACGCGAGCGGCGAGCTGGTGCCGGTGGCGAAGAAGAGCCCGGACAAGATCTCGATCGGTGGCCGGAAGTGGGCGCTGCGCCGGCGGTCCGCGGCCGGTGTCGCGGAGGTCGAGCTGATCGGCGTCGGCGAGCAGCCGGTCGACGACGGCGACGACCGCATGCTGCTGAAGTCGCTGGTCGAGTCCGGCAAGATCGTCGGCCGGACCACGCCGGAGGAGTCGCAGGCCCACCACGAGAAGGCCCGCTACGAGCTGCCCCGCTCGGCCAACCAGCTGAGCCGCGGCGAGCCGGCGATCCCCACCGAGTACGTCGGCGACTACGACGCGCGGAACCCGTTCCGGTCCCGGAGCCACACATGA
- the clpS gene encoding ATP-dependent Clp protease adapter ClpS: MSTAPSELESPEVDEAIELSPPWVTIVWNDPVNLMDYVTFVFQTYFGYSKQKAEKLMMQVHSEGRSAVSNGNREAMERDVEAMHSYGLWATCEKS, from the coding sequence GTGAGCACCGCACCGAGCGAGCTGGAGAGCCCCGAGGTCGACGAGGCGATCGAGCTGAGCCCACCCTGGGTGACGATCGTCTGGAACGATCCGGTCAACCTGATGGACTACGTGACGTTCGTCTTCCAGACGTACTTCGGCTACTCCAAGCAGAAGGCGGAGAAGCTGATGATGCAGGTGCACTCCGAAGGCAGGTCGGCGGTGTCGAACGGGAACCGGGAAGCGATGGAACGCGACGTGGAAGCGATGCACTCCTACGGCCTGTGGGCCACCTGCGAGAAGTCGTGA
- a CDS encoding DUF2017 domain-containing protein codes for MTRFRKRRKTVVLSFAEHEADILANLLRNLVELLYDGLPPRTTTPVDPLEALLSDNDGPTSPPEDVVLQRLLPDAYKTDDMASSEFRRFTERGLREGKVTDAKRVLSALEESRADEIALEPDEQLSWLRALNDLRLAIGTRLDIKDEDDYATWEKLDDDDPRRLTYDLYDWLGYLQSALLHNMR; via the coding sequence GTGACGCGGTTCCGCAAGCGCCGCAAGACCGTCGTCCTCAGTTTCGCCGAGCACGAGGCGGACATCCTGGCGAACCTCCTGCGGAACCTGGTCGAGCTGCTGTACGACGGGTTGCCGCCGCGGACCACCACGCCCGTGGACCCGCTGGAGGCGCTGCTCAGCGACAACGACGGCCCGACCTCGCCGCCCGAGGACGTCGTACTGCAGCGGCTGCTGCCGGACGCGTACAAGACCGACGACATGGCGTCGTCGGAGTTCCGGCGGTTCACCGAGCGCGGGCTCCGCGAGGGGAAGGTCACCGACGCGAAGCGGGTGCTGTCCGCGCTGGAGGAGTCCCGCGCCGACGAGATCGCGCTCGAGCCGGACGAGCAGCTGTCCTGGCTGCGCGCGCTGAACGACCTACGGCTGGCGATCGGCACCCGCCTCGACATCAAGGACGAGGACGACTACGCCACCTGGGAGAAGCTCGACGACGACGACCCACGGCGCCTGACGTACGACCTGTACGACTGGCTCGGCTACCTCCAGTCCGCCCTCCTCCACAACATGCGCTGA
- a CDS encoding aldo/keto reductase yields the protein METRRLGRTGRNVGVVGLGAWQLGADWGAVGESDALAVLHAAIDGGVTFIDTADVYGDGRSERLVGQVLKSVGGLTVATKMGRRVEQVPENYTPANFRAWNDRSRRNLGVDTIDLVQLHCPPTAVYSDDAVFDALDGMVDEGRIAAYGVSVETCAEALTAIARPNVASVQIILNAFRLKPLDEVLPAAQAAGVGIIARVPLASGLLSGKYDEHTTFAPDDHRTYNRHGEAFDVGETFSGVDFSTGLEAARRLTAAVPEGATLPQFALRWILDQPGVSAVIPGARNPAQVAGNLAAADLAPLTADQLAAVREVYDELIRPQVHDRW from the coding sequence ATGGAGACGCGGCGGCTTGGGCGGACCGGGCGAAATGTGGGTGTGGTCGGGCTCGGGGCTTGGCAGCTCGGGGCGGACTGGGGCGCGGTCGGCGAGAGCGACGCGCTCGCGGTGCTGCACGCCGCGATCGACGGTGGGGTGACGTTCATCGACACCGCGGACGTGTACGGCGACGGGCGCAGCGAGCGGCTGGTCGGGCAGGTGCTCAAGTCGGTCGGCGGCCTGACCGTGGCGACCAAGATGGGGCGCCGGGTCGAGCAGGTCCCGGAGAACTACACGCCGGCGAACTTCCGTGCCTGGAACGACCGCTCCCGGCGGAACCTCGGGGTCGACACGATCGACCTGGTCCAGCTGCACTGCCCGCCGACGGCCGTGTACTCGGACGACGCCGTGTTCGACGCCCTCGACGGGATGGTCGACGAGGGGCGGATCGCGGCGTACGGCGTGAGCGTCGAGACCTGCGCCGAGGCGCTGACCGCGATCGCCCGTCCGAACGTGGCGTCCGTCCAGATCATCCTGAACGCTTTCCGCCTGAAGCCCCTCGACGAGGTCCTCCCTGCCGCGCAGGCAGCCGGGGTCGGCATCATCGCCCGCGTCCCGCTCGCCAGCGGCCTGCTCTCCGGCAAGTACGACGAACACACCACGTTCGCCCCCGACGACCACCGCACGTACAACCGCCACGGCGAGGCCTTCGACGTCGGCGAAACCTTCTCCGGCGTCGACTTCAGCACCGGCCTCGAGGCAGCCCGCCGCCTCACCGCAGCCGTGCCGGAAGGAGCCACCCTGCCCCAGTTCGCCCTCCGCTGGATCCTCGACCAACCAGGCGTGTCGGCCGTCATCCCGGGCGCCCGCAACCCCGCGCAGGTAGCCGGCAACCTGGCCGCCGCCGACCTCGCCCCGCTCACCGCCGACCAGCTGGCCGCGGTCCGCGAGGTATACGACGAGCTGATCCGGCCGCAGGTCCACGACCGCTGGTAG
- a CDS encoding Mov34/MPN/PAD-1 family protein, which yields MLVIEEATYEAIVAHARKDHPDEACGVVAGAEGSDRATRFVPMLNAAMSPTFYEFDSGDLFRLYKELDERDEEPVVIYHSHTATEAYPSRTDINLAQEPGAHYVLVSTRDGAHDPAYDGPIEFRSYRIVGGEVTEEEVRVVGSYEAVSVEDGPEGED from the coding sequence GTGCTGGTCATCGAGGAGGCGACGTATGAGGCGATCGTCGCGCATGCCCGGAAGGATCATCCGGACGAGGCGTGTGGGGTGGTTGCGGGGGCGGAGGGGTCGGATCGGGCGACCCGGTTCGTGCCGATGCTGAATGCCGCGATGTCGCCGACGTTCTACGAGTTCGACTCGGGTGATCTGTTCCGGCTCTACAAGGAGCTGGACGAGCGGGACGAGGAGCCGGTGGTGATCTACCACTCGCACACCGCCACCGAGGCGTACCCGTCGCGGACCGACATCAACCTCGCCCAGGAGCCGGGGGCGCACTACGTCCTGGTATCCACCCGGGACGGCGCACATGACCCGGCGTACGACGGGCCGATCGAGTTCCGGTCGTACCGCATCGTCGGCGGCGAGGTCACGGAAGAAGAAGTGCGCGTGGTTGGTTCCTATGAAGCTGTATCTGTTGAAGATGGCCCAGAAGGAGAAGACTGA
- a CDS encoding MoaD/ThiS family protein, giving the protein MAIELRVPTILRTYTGGAKAVTGAGADLAAFIDDVNGNHPGLKERIVEGDPEELRRFVNVYVNDEDVRFTGGLKTEVKDGDVVVVLPAVAGGSI; this is encoded by the coding sequence ATGGCGATCGAGCTGCGCGTGCCGACGATCCTGCGCACCTACACCGGCGGGGCGAAGGCGGTCACCGGCGCCGGCGCCGACCTGGCCGCGTTCATCGACGACGTGAACGGCAACCACCCGGGCCTCAAGGAGCGCATCGTGGAGGGCGACCCGGAGGAGCTGCGCCGGTTCGTGAACGTGTACGTGAACGACGAGGACGTCCGGTTCACCGGCGGCCTGAAGACCGAGGTCAAGGACGGCGACGTGGTCGTCGTGCTGCCGGCGGTGGCCGGCGGCTCGATCTGA
- a CDS encoding PLP-dependent cysteine synthase family protein — protein sequence MRFDSLLDSVGGTPLVGLPKLSPSADVRLWAKLEDHNPTGSIKDRAALRMLLDAEKDGRLRPGNTILEPTSGNTGISLAMAAKLRGYRMVCVLPENTSEERRQILRMWGAEIISSPAAGGSNEAVRVAKQVAEEHPDWVMLYQYGNPSNALAHYDGTAREILDDLPSVTHFVAGLGTTGTLMGAGRFFREHKPEVKIVAAEPRYGELVYGLRNLDEGFVPELYDKTLIDARFSVGPRDAVRRVRELLDNEGIFAGISTGAILHAALGQAARCVRDGEQADIAFVVADGGWKYLSTGAYEGTIDEAEDRLEGQLWA from the coding sequence ATGCGTTTCGACAGCCTGCTCGACTCGGTCGGCGGTACGCCGCTGGTCGGGCTGCCCAAGCTGTCGCCGTCGGCCGACGTACGGCTCTGGGCGAAGCTCGAGGACCACAACCCGACCGGTTCGATCAAGGACCGGGCGGCGCTGCGGATGCTGCTGGACGCCGAGAAGGACGGCCGGCTGCGCCCGGGCAACACGATTCTCGAGCCGACGTCGGGCAACACCGGCATCTCGCTGGCGATGGCCGCCAAGCTGCGCGGGTACCGGATGGTCTGCGTGCTGCCGGAGAACACCTCCGAGGAGCGCCGGCAGATCCTCCGGATGTGGGGTGCCGAGATCATCTCGTCGCCGGCCGCGGGTGGGTCCAACGAAGCGGTCCGGGTCGCGAAGCAGGTCGCGGAGGAGCACCCGGACTGGGTGATGCTGTACCAGTACGGCAACCCGTCGAACGCGCTCGCGCACTACGACGGCACCGCCCGGGAGATCCTCGACGACCTGCCGTCGGTGACGCACTTCGTCGCCGGCCTCGGCACCACGGGCACGCTGATGGGGGCCGGCCGGTTCTTCCGCGAGCACAAGCCGGAGGTGAAGATCGTCGCCGCCGAGCCGCGGTACGGCGAACTCGTCTACGGCCTGCGCAACCTGGACGAGGGCTTCGTCCCCGAGCTGTACGACAAGACGCTGATCGACGCGCGCTTCTCGGTCGGGCCGCGGGACGCCGTCCGCCGGGTGCGCGAGCTGCTCGACAACGAGGGCATCTTCGCCGGGATCTCCACCGGCGCGATCCTGCACGCGGCGCTCGGCCAGGCGGCCAGGTGCGTGCGGGACGGCGAGCAGGCCGACATCGCCTTCGTGGTCGCGGACGGCGGCTGGAAGTATCTGTCCACCGGCGCCTACGAGGGCACCATCGACGAGGCCGAGGATCGCCTCGAGGGACAGCTCTGGGCCTGA
- the murI gene encoding glutamate racemase has translation MADAPVGIFDSGFGGLTVARAVLDQLPHEPILYLGDTARQPYGPKPIAEVREYALECLDHLVDAGVKMLVIACNSASAAMLRDARERYDVPVVEVILPAARRAVAATRNQRVGVICTKATAQSLAYEDGFAAAPQVELFTRACPQFVDFVESGVTSGPELLEAAHEYLDPLVEAGVDTLILGCTHYPLLTGVISYVMGDNVTLVSSAEECAKDVYSVLTKADLLRPDDLPTPEHRFVTTGNPAEFAAIGSRFLGPALSNVDQFAWVR, from the coding sequence GTGGCTGACGCACCGGTGGGGATCTTCGACTCAGGTTTCGGGGGACTCACCGTCGCCCGCGCGGTTCTCGACCAGTTGCCGCACGAGCCGATCCTGTACCTCGGCGACACCGCCCGGCAGCCGTACGGCCCGAAGCCGATCGCCGAGGTCCGCGAGTACGCGCTCGAGTGTCTCGACCACCTCGTCGACGCCGGCGTGAAGATGCTCGTGATCGCCTGCAACTCGGCGAGCGCCGCGATGCTGCGCGACGCCCGCGAGCGGTACGACGTACCGGTCGTCGAGGTGATCCTGCCGGCCGCGCGGCGGGCCGTCGCCGCGACCCGGAACCAGCGCGTCGGCGTGATCTGCACGAAGGCGACCGCGCAGTCGCTGGCGTACGAGGACGGGTTCGCGGCCGCGCCGCAGGTGGAGCTGTTCACCCGCGCCTGCCCGCAGTTCGTGGACTTCGTCGAGTCGGGCGTGACGTCGGGGCCGGAGTTGCTGGAGGCTGCGCACGAGTACCTGGACCCGCTGGTCGAGGCCGGCGTCGACACGCTGATCCTCGGGTGCACCCACTATCCGTTGCTCACCGGCGTCATCTCGTACGTGATGGGCGACAACGTCACGCTGGTCAGCAGTGCGGAGGAGTGCGCGAAGGACGTGTACTCCGTGCTCACCAAGGCGGACCTGTTGCGCCCCGACGACCTGCCGACGCCGGAGCACCGTTTCGTGACCACCGGTAACCCGGCCGAGTTCGCCGCGATCGGCTCGCGCTTCCTCGGCCCCGCACTTTCGAACGTGGACCAGTTCGCCTGGGTACGTTGA
- a CDS encoding MBL fold metallo-hydrolase yields the protein MKLTVIGCSGSVPGPDSAASSYLVTADGFSLVLDLGSGALGSLQRHLAVPEIGAIGLSHLHPDHCMDLCGLYVAARYAPGSPIPRIPVFGPPGTSERMALAYDLPLDPGMEEELEFHTWQEVQRIGPFTIRTAPMVHPVPAYALRVEYGNKSLVYTGDTGPNDALVELARGADVLLSEAALPDNDPSNPADLHLTPSDAGEHAKRAGVKRLVITHVPPWFDRDTQAEHARRTFSGPVEIATPHAVFDI from the coding sequence ATGAAGCTCACCGTGATCGGTTGCTCCGGGTCCGTACCCGGGCCGGACTCGGCCGCCTCGAGCTATCTGGTCACCGCCGACGGGTTCAGCCTGGTTCTCGACCTCGGCAGTGGCGCGCTCGGTTCGCTCCAGCGGCACCTCGCGGTCCCGGAGATCGGGGCGATCGGCCTGTCCCACCTGCATCCTGACCACTGCATGGACCTCTGCGGGCTGTACGTCGCGGCGCGCTACGCACCCGGGTCGCCGATCCCGCGGATCCCCGTGTTCGGGCCGCCCGGTACGTCGGAGCGGATGGCGCTGGCGTACGACCTGCCGCTCGATCCCGGGATGGAGGAGGAGCTGGAGTTCCATACCTGGCAGGAGGTTCAGCGGATCGGGCCGTTCACGATCCGCACCGCGCCGATGGTGCACCCGGTGCCGGCGTACGCGCTGCGCGTTGAGTACGGCAACAAGTCGCTCGTCTACACCGGCGACACCGGGCCGAACGACGCGCTGGTGGAGCTTGCCCGGGGCGCCGATGTGCTGCTGTCCGAGGCCGCGCTCCCGGACAACGACCCGAGCAACCCGGCCGACCTGCACCTGACCCCGTCGGATGCCGGTGAGCACGCGAAACGGGCCGGCGTGAAGCGGCTCGTGATCACGCACGTGCCGCCGTGGTTCGACCGTGACACGCAGGCCGAGCACGCCCGGCGTACCTTCTCCGGCCCGGTCGAGATCGCTACCCCGCATGCCGTTTTCGACATCTGA
- a CDS encoding alpha/beta fold hydrolase, with protein sequence MPFSTSDGVRLWTATTGTTSTEPARPPVVILHGGPGLWDDYEVLAEMLDDLTVVHRFDQRGCGRSGPSDTQTMDRLAQDIDELRAYFGHERIVVLGHSFGASLAMTYAAAYGDHVAGLVYLDGVGVGDWRTAYHEERARRITPEQDARLEDLSGRPRTPGEEIEFRALSWFTDHADSGRAMEWAYASASVDLPINFAANRALGATGRKTHDELKALAATIQAPVTFVHGAGDPRPAWAVRDLADHVPNHTFHLIPAAGHSPWLEQPDLVREVLRSALDRSQF encoded by the coding sequence ATGCCGTTTTCGACATCTGACGGCGTGCGGTTGTGGACCGCAACGACCGGTACGACCAGTACGGAGCCGGCGCGGCCGCCGGTCGTGATCCTGCACGGCGGGCCGGGGCTCTGGGACGACTACGAAGTACTCGCGGAGATGCTCGACGACCTGACCGTCGTCCACCGCTTCGACCAGCGCGGCTGCGGCCGCTCGGGTCCGTCGGACACGCAGACGATGGACCGGCTCGCGCAGGACATCGACGAGCTCCGCGCGTACTTCGGTCATGAGCGGATCGTTGTCCTCGGCCACTCGTTCGGCGCCTCGCTCGCGATGACGTACGCCGCGGCGTACGGCGATCACGTCGCCGGCCTCGTGTACCTGGACGGGGTCGGTGTCGGCGACTGGCGGACGGCGTACCACGAGGAACGCGCGCGCCGGATCACGCCGGAACAGGACGCCCGGCTGGAGGACCTGTCCGGCCGGCCGCGGACACCGGGTGAGGAGATCGAGTTCCGGGCGCTGTCGTGGTTCACCGACCACGCGGACTCCGGGCGCGCGATGGAGTGGGCGTACGCGAGCGCGTCCGTCGACCTGCCGATCAACTTCGCCGCCAACCGTGCGCTGGGGGCGACCGGGCGCAAGACGCACGACGAGCTGAAGGCACTGGCTGCCACGATCCAGGCCCCGGTCACGTTCGTCCACGGCGCCGGCGACCCGCGCCCGGCCTGGGCCGTCCGCGACCTCGCCGACCACGTGCCGAACCACACCTTTCACCTGATCCCGGCCGCCGGTCACTCGCCGTGGCTGGAACAGCCCGACCTCGTCCGGGAGGTTCTCCGCAGCGCCCTGGACAGATCGCAATTCTGA